The following coding sequences lie in one Nitratireductor mangrovi genomic window:
- a CDS encoding urease subunit gamma, with amino-acid sequence MHLTPREKDKLLIAMAAQVARRRLERGVKLNHPEAVALISDFVVEGARDGRSVADLMEAGAHVVTRGQVMEGVAEMIHDVQVEATFPDGVKLVTVHEPIR; translated from the coding sequence ATGCATCTGACGCCGCGGGAAAAAGACAAGCTGCTGATCGCCATGGCCGCGCAGGTGGCGCGCCGGCGGCTGGAGCGCGGGGTGAAGCTCAACCATCCCGAGGCGGTAGCGCTGATCAGCGATTTCGTCGTTGAGGGCGCGCGCGATGGCCGCTCCGTTGCCGACCTGATGGAGGCCGGCGCCCACGTCGTGACGCGCGGGCAGGTCATGGAGGGCGTGGCCGAGATGATCCACGACGTGCAGGTCGAGGCGACCTTCCCCGACGGGGTGAAGCTGGTCACCGTGCACGAGCCGATCCGCTAG
- a CDS encoding urease subunit beta: MIPGEIITAEGDIELNAGAPTVTLKVANSGDRPVQVGSHYHFFETNPALRFDRDKARGMRLDIAAGTAVRFEPGQERDVTLVPLGGGRAVYGFRQQVMGKL, encoded by the coding sequence ATGATACCCGGCGAGATCATCACGGCCGAAGGCGACATCGAGCTCAACGCAGGCGCACCGACCGTCACTCTGAAGGTCGCCAATAGCGGCGACCGCCCGGTGCAGGTCGGCAGCCACTACCATTTCTTCGAGACCAACCCGGCCCTGCGCTTCGACCGCGACAAGGCGCGTGGCATGCGGCTCGACATCGCCGCCGGCACCGCGGTGCGTTTCGAACCCGGGCAGGAGCGCGACGTCACGCTGGTGCCGCTCGGTGGCGGGCGCGCCGTCTACGGGTTCCGTCAGCAGGTGATGGGGAAGCTGTAG
- a CDS encoding glutathione S-transferase family protein codes for MYKAVGSRGSRVSRVLWMLEELGEPYEFSEVKIRSPEAYALNPSGKVPMLIDGDLVITDSAAICCYLAEKHADKGMGPEPGLAGRAEMDSWMFFIQSELEAPLWNKLRHRFLLPEKLRVDVGPATAFDFGNEIKALDRRLDGRNYALGDRFSAVDVMLGDIGSWARGGKFAVESDRVNAYFDRVLARPARARSQANGGSF; via the coding sequence ATGTACAAGGCGGTCGGATCGCGCGGGTCGAGGGTCAGCCGCGTCCTGTGGATGCTGGAAGAGCTTGGCGAACCCTACGAGTTCTCCGAGGTCAAGATCCGCTCGCCGGAGGCCTATGCGCTCAATCCGTCGGGCAAGGTGCCGATGCTGATCGACGGCGATCTCGTCATCACCGATTCCGCTGCGATCTGCTGCTATCTTGCCGAAAAACACGCCGACAAGGGCATGGGTCCCGAGCCCGGACTCGCCGGTCGCGCCGAGATGGACAGCTGGATGTTCTTCATCCAGTCGGAGCTGGAGGCACCGCTGTGGAACAAGCTGCGCCACCGTTTCCTGCTGCCGGAAAAGCTCCGGGTCGATGTCGGGCCCGCGACGGCCTTCGACTTCGGCAACGAGATCAAGGCGCTCGACCGACGGCTCGATGGCCGCAACTATGCGCTCGGCGACCGCTTCTCGGCCGTCGACGTGATGCTCGGCGACATCGGCAGTTGGGCGCGCGGCGGCAAGTTCGCCGTCGAATCGGACCGCGTGAACGCCTATTTCGACCGCGTGCTGGCGCGCCCGGCAAGAGCGCGCTCGCAGGCCAATGGCGGCAGCTTCTGA
- a CDS encoding urease accessory protein UreF produces MTTGLVRLLAWLSPAFPVGAFSYSHGLESAVHDGLVNNPVTLSNWIETLLRQGSGWNDAVLCREAWRQAGDGGNLAELNELAEALAGSKERHLETMLQGMAFRQAAAAWPCETLARLPEDCAYPVAVGAVSGGHGVASRDVLAAYLQAFTSNLVQAAIRLGVTGQKDGVAVLAELEPTIEAVAECADSSTLDDLGGVALMSEIAAMRHETLHTRLFRS; encoded by the coding sequence GTGACGACCGGCCTCGTCCGTTTGCTCGCCTGGCTGTCGCCGGCATTTCCGGTCGGCGCGTTCAGCTACAGCCACGGGCTGGAAAGCGCGGTCCATGACGGACTGGTCAACAACCCGGTCACGCTCAGCAACTGGATCGAGACGCTGCTGCGCCAAGGCTCGGGCTGGAACGACGCCGTGCTGTGCCGCGAAGCGTGGCGACAGGCAGGCGACGGCGGCAACCTCGCCGAACTGAACGAACTGGCCGAGGCGCTCGCCGGCTCGAAGGAACGGCATTTGGAAACGATGCTGCAGGGCATGGCGTTCCGGCAGGCCGCCGCTGCCTGGCCCTGCGAAACGCTGGCGCGGCTGCCGGAAGATTGCGCCTATCCGGTCGCGGTCGGGGCCGTCTCCGGCGGCCACGGCGTCGCGAGCCGCGACGTGCTCGCCGCCTACCTTCAGGCTTTCACCTCCAATCTGGTGCAGGCGGCAATCCGTCTCGGCGTCACCGGGCAGAAGGACGGCGTCGCCGTGCTGGCCGAACTCGAACCGACGATCGAGGCGGTGGCGGAATGCGCCGACAGCTCGACGCTTGACGATCTCGGCGGCGTGGCGCTCATGTCGGAAATCGCCGCGATGCGGCACGAGACGCTGCATACGAGGCTTTTCCGCTCATGA
- the ureC gene encoding urease subunit alpha, whose product MPARISRSAYAQMFGPTVGDKVRLADTELFVEVEKDFTVRGEEVKFGGGKVLRDGMGQGQASRADGAVDTVITNALVVDATGIYKADIGLRDGRIAAIGKAGNPDTQPGVTIIVGPGTEAIAGEGRILTAGGFDAHIHFICPQQIEEALMSGVTTMLGGGTGPAHGTLATTCTPGPWHIGRMIQSFDAFPMNIGLAGKGNASLPAALHEMVLGGACALKLHEDWGTTPAAIDNCLTVADEHDVQVMIHTDTLNESGFVESTVEAFKGRTIHAFHTEGAGGGHAPDIIKVCGLQNVIPSSTNPTRPYTVNTIAEHLDMLMVCHHLSPSIPEDIAFAESRIRKETIAAEDILHDLGAFSIISSDSQAMGRVGEVLIRTWQTADKMKRQRGRLAEETGDNDNFRVRRYIAKYTINPAIAQGMAAEIGSIEVGKRADLVLWNPAFFGVKPDMVLVGGSIAAAPMGDPNASIPTPQPVHMRPMFGAFGKAVTNSSVTFVSKAALDRGLKAALGVEKDMVAVANTRGGIGKKAMVLNDATPHVEVDPETYEVRANGELLTCEPATVLPMAQRYFLF is encoded by the coding sequence GTGCCGGCAAGGATCTCACGCTCAGCCTATGCGCAGATGTTCGGGCCGACGGTCGGCGACAAGGTTCGCCTGGCCGACACCGAGCTGTTCGTGGAGGTCGAGAAGGATTTCACCGTCCGCGGCGAAGAGGTGAAGTTCGGCGGCGGCAAGGTCCTGCGCGACGGCATGGGCCAGGGCCAGGCGAGCCGCGCCGACGGCGCCGTCGACACTGTCATCACCAATGCGCTGGTTGTGGACGCGACCGGCATCTACAAGGCCGATATCGGGTTGAGGGACGGACGGATCGCGGCGATAGGCAAGGCCGGCAACCCCGACACCCAGCCGGGCGTCACCATCATCGTCGGCCCGGGCACCGAGGCGATTGCCGGCGAGGGCCGCATCCTCACCGCCGGCGGCTTCGACGCCCATATCCACTTCATCTGCCCGCAGCAGATCGAGGAAGCGTTGATGTCGGGCGTCACCACCATGCTCGGCGGCGGCACCGGCCCCGCTCACGGCACGCTCGCCACCACCTGCACGCCGGGGCCGTGGCATATCGGGCGCATGATCCAGTCCTTCGACGCCTTCCCGATGAATATCGGTCTCGCCGGCAAGGGCAATGCCTCGCTACCGGCGGCGCTCCACGAGATGGTGCTGGGCGGCGCTTGCGCGCTCAAGCTTCACGAGGACTGGGGCACCACACCTGCGGCGATCGACAATTGCCTGACGGTCGCCGACGAGCACGACGTGCAGGTGATGATCCACACCGACACGCTCAACGAGAGCGGCTTCGTGGAGAGCACCGTCGAGGCCTTCAAGGGGCGCACGATCCATGCCTTCCACACCGAGGGTGCCGGCGGCGGTCACGCACCCGATATCATCAAGGTCTGCGGGCTTCAAAACGTCATCCCGTCCTCGACCAATCCGACCCGGCCCTACACGGTCAACACCATCGCCGAACATCTCGACATGCTGATGGTGTGCCATCACCTGTCGCCGTCGATCCCGGAGGACATCGCCTTTGCCGAAAGCCGTATCCGCAAGGAGACGATCGCCGCCGAGGATATCCTGCACGACTTGGGCGCCTTCTCGATCATCTCGTCGGACAGCCAGGCCATGGGCCGGGTCGGCGAGGTGCTGATCCGCACCTGGCAGACCGCCGACAAGATGAAGCGCCAGCGCGGCCGCCTCGCCGAGGAAACCGGCGACAACGACAATTTCCGGGTCCGCCGCTACATCGCCAAATACACCATCAACCCCGCCATCGCGCAGGGCATGGCGGCCGAGATCGGCTCGATCGAAGTCGGAAAGCGCGCCGATCTGGTGCTCTGGAACCCGGCCTTCTTCGGCGTCAAGCCGGACATGGTGCTGGTCGGCGGCTCCATCGCCGCGGCCCCGATGGGCGATCCCAACGCCTCGATACCGACTCCGCAGCCGGTCCACATGCGGCCAATGTTCGGCGCCTTCGGCAAGGCGGTCACCAATTCCTCGGTCACCTTCGTCTCCAAAGCCGCGCTCGACCGCGGGCTCAAGGCAGCGCTGGGCGTCGAAAAGGACATGGTGGCGGTGGCAAATACGCGCGGCGGCATCGGCAAGAAGGCGATGGTGCTCAACGACGCCACGCCGCATGTCGAGGTCGACCCGGAGACCTACGAGGTGCGCGCCAACGGCGAGCTTCTGACCTGCGAGCCGGCGACGGTGCTGCCGATGGCGCAGCGGTATTTTCTGTTTTAG
- a CDS encoding DUF6980 family protein, giving the protein MSQRLFPDYRVLWMDPDGVPASFAEPAVAHCCDDMTAAIANDCIEHADDPFACADMLIAYSPVIGEYGLIVHDGGASTVTIRHCPWCGAKLAESQRERWFDELEALGFDDPLSQDIPQEYRSAAWRSKKEA; this is encoded by the coding sequence ATGTCGCAGCGGCTTTTCCCGGATTACCGCGTGCTCTGGATGGACCCTGACGGCGTCCCTGCGAGCTTTGCGGAGCCGGCCGTCGCGCATTGCTGCGACGACATGACGGCGGCGATTGCCAACGACTGCATCGAGCATGCCGACGACCCATTCGCCTGCGCCGACATGCTGATCGCCTACAGCCCGGTCATCGGCGAATACGGGCTGATCGTCCATGATGGCGGCGCCTCGACAGTGACCATCCGCCATTGTCCGTGGTGCGGCGCCAAGCTTGCCGAAAGCCAGCGCGAGCGCTGGTTCGACGAACTCGAAGCTCTCGGCTTCGACGACCCGCTCAGCCAGGACATCCCGCAAGAATACCGCTCCGCCGCTTGGCGGTCAAAAAAGGAGGCCTAG
- a CDS encoding DUF3995 domain-containing protein, with protein MILIAFALAAVLFAIAALHAYWGIGGVWPGEDERSCARAIAGFKGIERMPSTAASFAVVAALLVAALVALSLAGAVVLPVPSAFAMIAGAGAMLVFLGRGVAGFTPAWRRLTPEQPFATLDVRYYSPLCLAIGAGFLLLIFKGYFA; from the coding sequence ATGATCCTGATCGCCTTTGCCCTCGCGGCGGTTCTGTTCGCCATTGCCGCGCTGCACGCCTATTGGGGCATTGGCGGCGTCTGGCCGGGAGAGGACGAGCGCTCCTGCGCCCGCGCCATCGCCGGCTTCAAGGGTATCGAGCGAATGCCTTCGACAGCGGCGAGCTTCGCCGTGGTCGCTGCCTTACTTGTTGCCGCGCTGGTTGCCCTCTCGCTGGCCGGCGCCGTCGTGCTGCCTGTTCCTTCAGCGTTCGCCATGATCGCAGGAGCGGGTGCGATGCTGGTGTTCCTCGGCCGCGGCGTCGCCGGCTTCACGCCGGCATGGCGGCGGTTGACGCCGGAGCAGCCTTTCGCAACGCTGGACGTGCGCTATTATTCGCCGCTCTGCCTCGCGATCGGCGCCGGCTTCCTGTTGCTGATTTTCAAGGGATATTTCGCATGA
- a CDS encoding HupE/UreJ family protein, translated as MIRKSAIAAALLAASTLPAFAHLDPGEHGSFMAGFSHPLFGTDHILAMLAVGLWASLLATRKALWQVPAAFVGTMFAGFLAAMAGVPLLFVEPVILASVIVIGLLAAVALSVPVPAAMAMVGFFAFFHGYAHGGEIGAAGATIYALGFSLATAILHAAGIGFGIWLGRAFGARSGRTVARIAGGLAATGGILLALGA; from the coding sequence ATGATCAGGAAATCCGCTATCGCCGCCGCTCTGCTTGCGGCCAGCACTTTGCCCGCATTCGCGCATCTCGACCCCGGCGAGCACGGGTCGTTCATGGCCGGCTTCTCGCATCCGCTCTTCGGAACCGACCACATCCTCGCGATGCTCGCCGTCGGCCTGTGGGCAAGCCTGCTCGCAACTCGCAAAGCCCTTTGGCAGGTGCCGGCGGCGTTCGTGGGAACCATGTTCGCCGGCTTCCTCGCCGCGATGGCGGGCGTGCCGCTGCTCTTCGTTGAACCCGTCATCCTCGCCTCGGTCATCGTGATCGGACTGCTCGCAGCCGTCGCGCTCAGCGTCCCGGTACCCGCCGCCATGGCGATGGTCGGTTTTTTCGCATTCTTCCACGGCTATGCACATGGCGGTGAGATCGGCGCCGCCGGCGCCACCATCTACGCGCTCGGCTTTTCGCTCGCGACCGCTATCCTGCATGCGGCCGGCATCGGCTTCGGCATATGGCTGGGGCGGGCCTTCGGCGCGCGCTCCGGGCGAACTGTTGCGCGGATCGCCGGCGGCCTGGCCGCCACGGGCGGGATATTGCTGGCCCTCGGCGCCTGA
- a CDS encoding YrhK family protein — translation MVLFDPDNRSRSDRHRRIWAAYELGYTVVDFCAALLFLVGSVLFFYPAIETAAIWFFVVGSAFFGLKPTIRLVRELHLLRIGDLDDLAAAAKR, via the coding sequence ATGGTCCTATTCGATCCCGACAACCGGTCGCGCTCCGACCGCCACCGCCGTATCTGGGCCGCCTACGAACTCGGCTACACCGTCGTCGACTTCTGCGCTGCCCTGCTCTTTCTCGTCGGATCGGTGCTGTTCTTCTATCCGGCGATCGAGACCGCAGCGATCTGGTTCTTCGTTGTCGGCTCCGCCTTTTTCGGCCTGAAGCCGACCATCCGGCTCGTGCGTGAACTGCACCTCCTGAGGATCGGCGACCTCGACGATCTCGCCGCGGCGGCCAAGCGGTGA
- a CDS encoding DUF1272 domain-containing protein, whose translation MLALRPNCECCDKGLPPDAPDAMICTFECTFCTDCATGVLAGVCPNCGGNFSPRPIRPAHLLKKFPPSDKRVLKAEGCAPAGRAA comes from the coding sequence ATGCTCGCACTCAGGCCGAACTGCGAATGCTGCGACAAGGGTCTGCCGCCCGACGCACCGGACGCGATGATCTGCACCTTCGAATGCACCTTTTGCACGGATTGCGCCACCGGCGTCCTCGCGGGCGTGTGCCCGAACTGCGGCGGCAATTTTTCGCCGCGGCCGATCCGGCCGGCGCACCTGCTGAAAAAGTTTCCACCTTCCGACAAGCGTGTCCTGAAGGCCGAGGGCTGCGCTCCGGCCGGCCGGGCCGCCTAG
- the ureE gene encoding urease accessory protein UreE, whose translation MLRATTFRRAANVAADPGRPLPFDVAVLAHDERHLRRKAVSLAHGDKVLVDFAEPVALEAHDVLVLEDGRHAEIIAAEEDLFDVRGRDRLHLAELCWHIGNRHLAAQIEDDRIVILRDHVIRTMLEGLGAAVRDISEPFTPLRGAYSGQGHSHAHAHHHDHSDDHEHAHHAGHGHG comes from the coding sequence ATGCTGCGGGCGACCACATTTCGGCGCGCCGCCAACGTCGCAGCCGACCCGGGCCGGCCGCTGCCGTTCGATGTCGCGGTGCTTGCGCATGACGAGCGTCATCTGCGTCGCAAGGCAGTGTCCCTTGCCCATGGCGACAAGGTACTGGTCGACTTTGCCGAACCGGTGGCGCTGGAGGCGCATGACGTGCTGGTTCTGGAGGACGGCCGTCACGCCGAAATCATCGCGGCCGAGGAGGACCTTTTCGACGTCCGCGGCCGCGACCGGCTGCATCTGGCCGAACTCTGCTGGCATATCGGCAATCGCCACCTCGCCGCGCAGATAGAGGACGACCGCATCGTGATCCTGCGCGACCATGTCATCCGCACCATGCTGGAGGGGCTGGGCGCGGCGGTGCGCGACATCTCCGAGCCGTTCACACCGTTGCGCGGTGCCTATTCCGGGCAAGGTCACTCCCACGCTCACGCGCATCACCACGACCACTCGGACGACCACGAACATGCCCATCACGCCGGACATGGCCACGGCTGA